One Pseudodesulfovibrio cashew DNA window includes the following coding sequences:
- the radC gene encoding RadC family protein, which produces MTEKTKPHYHGHRKRLREKLVENSRGLADYELLELVLAQIFTRKDTKPLAKAVLARFGSLKDALTASPDQLQEVEGVGPGVAAHWVLLQELFARLGEAGARTREPLSDPAEVARAAMARIGSKGTEEFWAAFLDTKNRVIAWERVSRGTVNATPVFPREIMARALKLEASGIILAHNHPGGDPTPSMEDVRLTERIRETAEGLDIRVLDHLVVTDHDYYSFNETGRL; this is translated from the coding sequence ATGACGGAAAAGACGAAACCGCACTACCACGGCCACCGCAAGCGGCTCAGGGAAAAGCTTGTGGAGAACAGTCGGGGCCTGGCAGACTACGAGCTGCTGGAGTTGGTCCTGGCCCAGATCTTCACGCGAAAGGACACCAAGCCGCTGGCCAAGGCCGTGCTCGCGCGGTTCGGATCTTTGAAGGACGCCCTGACGGCAAGCCCAGACCAGTTGCAGGAGGTCGAGGGCGTCGGCCCGGGCGTGGCCGCCCACTGGGTCCTGCTCCAGGAACTCTTCGCCAGACTGGGCGAGGCCGGAGCCCGCACCCGCGAACCCCTGTCCGACCCGGCCGAGGTGGCCAGGGCAGCCATGGCGCGCATCGGCTCCAAGGGCACAGAGGAATTCTGGGCCGCGTTCCTGGACACCAAGAACCGGGTCATCGCCTGGGAGCGGGTCAGCAGGGGCACGGTCAACGCCACGCCGGTCTTCCCCAGGGAGATCATGGCCCGGGCCCTGAAGCTTGAGGCCTCGGGGATCATCCTGGCCCACAACCACCCGGGCGGCGACCCCACCCCCTCCATGGAGGACGTGCGGCTCACCGAACGCATCCGGGAGACCGCCGAGGGGTTGGATATCAGGGTGCTGGACCACCTCGTGGTCACGGATCACGACTATTACAGCTTCAACGAAACCGGGAGGTTGTAA
- the lon gene encoding endopeptidase La — MFGEGESLPGPNPADIPSVLPVLAVRDIVVFNYMILPLFVGREKSIQAVDKALAGDRYILILTQKDESVEDPDQDDLYATGTVGMIMRMLKMPDGRLKVLVQGLARAKVKRFTTSDPFHIAELEPLMEPETGTLTSEQEALIRSSREQSERILSLRGISSQDIMSVLNNVDEPGRLADLIASNLRMKVEVAQRILECHDPMIRLELVNTQLLKEVEVANMQQKIQSMAKEGMDKAQRDFYLREQMKAIKRELGDEGDETEEMEELKQGLLKSGMPKDVMKEAHKQLRRLESMHAESSEATVIRTYLDWMIELPWKKLSRDRLDIKKAETILNEDHYDLEKVKERILEYLSVRKLNPKMKGPILCFAGPPGVGKTSLGRSIARSLGRKFHRMSLGGMRDEAEIRGHRRTYIGAMPGRIIQAIKQCGTRNPVIMLDEIDKLGSDFRGDPSSALLEVLDPEQNYSFTDHYLNVPFDLSKVMFICTANMLDSIPGPLRDRMEIIRIPGYTEQEKTAITRRYIIPRQIADNGLKDDELAISDKLVSKVVREYTREAGLRNIEREIGKLCRKMARKKAEGEKGPFKITSKNLYTLLGPPIFLDDEKETTLPPGVAVGLAWTPVGGELLHIEVTTMTGKGKLTLTGKLGDVMKESAQAALSIARARADEYGIDPKFTENMDIHVHVPAGATPKDGPSAGVTLVTALISALTDTPINPEVAMTGEISLRGRVLPVGGIKEKILAAVSRGMKTVLIPAQNKKDLAEIPDELRKRITIKTIEKIEQVWPLAKAK, encoded by the coding sequence ATGTTCGGGGAGGGCGAGTCCCTGCCCGGCCCCAACCCGGCGGACATCCCGTCCGTGCTGCCGGTGCTCGCCGTGCGCGACATCGTGGTCTTCAACTACATGATCCTGCCCCTGTTCGTGGGCCGGGAGAAATCCATCCAGGCCGTGGACAAGGCCCTGGCGGGCGACCGCTACATCCTGATCCTGACCCAGAAGGACGAGTCCGTTGAGGACCCGGACCAGGATGACCTCTACGCCACCGGCACCGTGGGCATGATCATGCGCATGCTCAAGATGCCCGACGGCCGCCTCAAGGTCCTGGTGCAGGGGCTGGCGCGCGCCAAGGTCAAACGGTTCACCACCAGCGACCCGTTCCACATCGCCGAGCTCGAACCGCTCATGGAGCCCGAGACCGGCACCCTGACCAGCGAGCAGGAAGCGCTCATCCGCTCCTCCCGCGAGCAGTCCGAACGCATCCTCTCCCTGCGTGGCATTTCCAGCCAGGACATCATGAGCGTGCTCAACAACGTGGACGAGCCCGGCAGGCTGGCCGACCTGATCGCCTCCAACCTGCGCATGAAGGTCGAGGTTGCCCAGCGCATCCTCGAGTGCCACGATCCCATGATCCGCCTGGAGTTGGTCAACACCCAGCTCCTCAAGGAAGTGGAAGTGGCCAACATGCAGCAGAAAATCCAGTCCATGGCCAAGGAAGGCATGGACAAGGCCCAGCGCGACTTCTACCTGCGCGAGCAGATGAAGGCCATCAAGCGCGAGCTGGGCGACGAGGGCGACGAAACCGAAGAGATGGAGGAACTCAAGCAGGGCCTCCTCAAATCCGGCATGCCCAAGGACGTCATGAAGGAAGCGCACAAGCAGCTCCGCCGCCTCGAGTCCATGCACGCCGAATCCAGCGAGGCCACGGTCATCCGCACCTACCTGGACTGGATGATCGAACTGCCATGGAAGAAACTTTCCCGCGACCGCCTGGACATCAAGAAGGCGGAGACGATTCTCAACGAGGACCACTACGACCTGGAAAAGGTCAAGGAGCGCATCCTCGAATACCTGAGCGTGCGCAAGCTCAACCCGAAGATGAAGGGCCCCATCCTCTGCTTCGCCGGTCCTCCCGGCGTGGGCAAGACCTCCCTGGGCCGCTCCATCGCCCGTTCCCTGGGGCGCAAGTTCCACCGGATGTCCCTGGGCGGCATGCGCGACGAGGCCGAGATCCGCGGTCACCGGCGGACCTACATTGGAGCCATGCCGGGCCGCATCATCCAGGCCATTAAGCAGTGCGGCACCCGCAATCCGGTGATCATGCTCGACGAGATCGACAAGCTCGGCTCCGACTTCCGGGGCGACCCGTCGTCGGCCCTGCTGGAGGTCTTGGACCCGGAGCAGAACTACTCGTTCACCGACCACTACCTGAACGTGCCCTTTGACCTGTCCAAGGTCATGTTCATCTGCACGGCCAACATGCTGGACTCCATCCCCGGCCCCCTGCGCGACCGCATGGAGATCATCCGCATCCCCGGCTACACCGAGCAGGAGAAGACGGCCATCACCCGGCGCTACATCATCCCGCGCCAGATAGCGGACAACGGCCTCAAGGACGACGAGCTGGCCATCAGCGACAAGCTCGTGTCCAAGGTCGTGCGCGAATACACGCGTGAGGCCGGCCTGCGCAACATCGAGCGCGAGATCGGCAAGCTCTGCCGCAAGATGGCCCGCAAGAAGGCCGAAGGGGAAAAGGGGCCGTTCAAGATCACGTCCAAGAACCTCTACACCCTGCTGGGCCCCCCGATCTTCCTGGACGACGAGAAGGAGACCACTCTGCCTCCGGGCGTGGCCGTGGGCCTTGCCTGGACTCCGGTGGGCGGCGAACTGCTGCACATTGAGGTCACCACCATGACCGGCAAGGGCAAGCTGACCCTGACCGGCAAGCTGGGCGACGTGATGAAGGAGTCGGCCCAGGCCGCCCTGTCCATCGCCAGAGCCCGCGCCGACGAGTACGGCATCGACCCCAAGTTCACCGAGAACATGGACATCCACGTGCACGTGCCCGCGGGAGCCACACCCAAGGACGGTCCGTCTGCAGGCGTGACCCTGGTCACGGCGCTCATCTCGGCCCTGACCGACACGCCCATCAACCCGGAAGTGGCCATGACGGGCGAGATCAGCCTGCGCGGCCGCGTCCTGCCCGTGGGCGGCATCAAGGAAAAGATCCTGGCGGCGGTGTCTCGCGGCATGAAGACCGTGCTCATTCCGGCCCAGAACAAGAAGGACCTGGCCGAGATCCCGGACGAGCTGCGCAAAAGGATCACCATCAAGACCATCGAGAAGATCGAGCAGGTCTGGCCCCTGGCCAAGGCCAAGTAG
- a CDS encoding acylphosphatase, whose protein sequence is MREMHAVVHGKVQGVWFRAWTRDVAREMGVTGWVRNLPGGPVEVTAQGSDDDLDAFLARLHDGPPLARVSRIETSRSAVEERFERFDVRV, encoded by the coding sequence ATGCGGGAGATGCACGCCGTCGTGCACGGCAAGGTCCAGGGCGTCTGGTTCCGGGCCTGGACGCGCGACGTGGCCCGCGAGATGGGCGTGACCGGCTGGGTGCGCAATCTTCCCGGCGGGCCGGTGGAAGTGACGGCCCAGGGCTCGGACGACGACCTGGACGCTTTTCTGGCCCGCCTGCACGACGGGCCGCCCCTGGCCAGGGTCAGCCGGATCGAGACGTCCCGCAGCGCCGTTGAGGAGCGCTTCGAACGCTTCGACGTCCGCGTGTAA